The DNA window GCGGGAAGTTGTACGTGCGGATGCGCTCGGAGCGGTCGACCGTACGCACCTGCGCCTTGCGGGCGTCCGAGGCGGCGGCGTCGGCCTGCTCCTGGGCGGCGGCGAGCAGCCGGGCCCGCAGGATGCGCATCGCCTGCTCCCGGTTCTGCAGCTGGGACTTCTCGTTCTGGCAGGAGACCACGATGCCGGTCGGCAGGTGGGTGATCCGCACCGCCGAGTCGGTGGTGTTCACCGACTGCCCGCCCGGGCCGGACGAACGGAACACGTCGATGCGCAGCTCGTTCGGGTCGATCGTGACGTCGACCTCCTCGGCCTCGGGCAGCACGAGCACGCCGGCGGCGCTGGTGTGGATACGGCCCTGCGACTCGGTGACCGGGACGCGCTGCACCCGGTGCACGCCGCCCTCCCACTTGAGCCGGGACCAGACCCCGTTGCCGCCCTCCGGCACGCCCTTGGTCTTGATCGCCAGCGAGACGTCCTTGACGCCGCCCAGGTCCGAGTCCTGCGCGTCGATGACCTCGGTGAGCCAGCCGCGCCGCTCGGCGTACCGGGTGTACATCCGCAGCAGGTCGCCGGCGAAGAGGGCGGACTCCTCGCCGCCCTCGCCGGCCTTGATCTCGACGATCACGTCCTTGGCGTCGTGCGGGTCGCGCGGGATCAGCAGCTCGGCGAGGCGTTCCTCCAGCGCCGGCAGGCTGGCGGCGATCGACTCGGCCTCGGCGGCGAAGGACGGGTCCTCGGCCGCCAGCTCCTTCGCCGCGGCCAGGTCGGCGCGAGCCTGCTCCAGCTCGGCCGCCGCCTTCTGCACGGGGACCAGCTCCGCGTACCGGCGGCCGACCCGGCGGGCCGTGCCCTGGTCGGCGTGGATGGCCGGGTCCGCGAGCCGCTTCTCCAGCTCGGCGTACTCGTCGAGAAGGGCGGCCAGGCGCTCGCTGCTCATGCTCGGGTGCTCCTTCGACGACGGGGGCGGCCGGCGACCGGCCGGAGAGAAGGGAAGCAATACGGACGGCGCCCGCGCCCGGCACGAAACCGGACGCGGGCGCCGAACACGCAGTTACTTGGCCTTCTTGGCCTGAACCTTGGCGTACTTCTGCTGGAACTTCGCGACCCGGCCCGCGGTGTCGAGGACGCGCTGCTTACCGGTGTAGAACGGGTGGCAGGCGCTGCAGGTCTCGACGTGGATCGAGCCGCCCTTGGCGGTGCTGCGGGTCGTGAAGGAGTTGCCGCAGGAGCAGGTGACCTCGGTGGTCACGTACTCCGGGTGGATGTTGGCTTTCATGTCGCCTCGGTCCTCTCGTCGGTGGTCGCCGGGTCGCCGTACGCCGGCCGCGCGGGATGCGCGCCGGGCTCGGGCGTGAACCGGAACCAGTGGCCGATTGACCAGTGTGCCATGGGCGTGAGCCGACCCGGTAGGCGGGCCGCACAGCGGGTCCGGCCTCGTCAACGCACCCGCGCCCCTGAGCATTCCCGCCCGGCCGGGGGCACATTCCTCCGCCGCCCGTGGCCGGACGCGCCCCGGCGTACCGTGGTCTGGTGTCCGGTTCGCCCGAGAAACCGGCCGCGACGCGGCGGCCGCCCCGGCTGATCGCCACCCGGGGGCTGCCCGCCTCGGGCAAGACCACCTTCGCCCGCACCCTCCAGCCCTCGGTGGTCCGGGTGAACCGGGACGACCTGCGCCGCATGCTGCACGGCGAGCGGCTGTTCACCCAGTGGGCGGAGGCCCAGGTCACCCGGGCGCAACGGGCGCAGGTGGAGGCGCTGCTGCGGGGCCGGGTCAGCGTGTGCGTGGACGACACCAACCTGCGCGCCCGGACGCTGCGGGACTGGGCGCGGCTGGCCGCCGACTGCGGGGCCGGCTTCGAGGTGCACGACTTCACCGACGTACCCCTGGACGAGTGCCTGCGCCGGGACGCCGCGCGGCCGGAGGCCGACCGGGTGGGCGAGGAGGCGATCCGGCGGCTGCACCACCGCTACCTGGCCGACCGGCCGCTGCCGCTGCCGGTGCCGGAGGTCGCCCCCGGCGGCCCGGCCCGGGTGCACGACGCGCGGGGCGGGCCGCCGGAGATCGTCCTGGTGGACATCGACGGCACCGTGGCGCTGAACGTCTCCCGCAGCCCGTACGACATGACCCGGGTGGGTGAGGACGTGCCGAACGATGCGGTGATCGCGGCGGTCCGGGCGATGCACGCCGCCGGGTACGGGGTGGTGTTCTGCTCCGGCCGGGACGCCTCGGCCCGGGCCGACACCGTGGCCTGGCTCGCCCGGCACGTCCGGGTGCCCTACCTGGCCCTGCACCTGCGCGCGATCGGCGACTCCCGCAAGGACGCCGTCGTCAAGCGCGAGATCTACGAACGGGAGATCCGGCCCCGCTACCGGGTGGCCGGGGTCTTCGACGACCGGATGCAGGTGGTCCGGATGTGGCGCGCCCTCGGCCTGACGGTCTTCCAGGTGGCCGAGGGCGACTTCTGAGCAGGGCCCCCTGTCGCGCCAGGGTGCCCTGCTCAGGTCTCAGGCGGCCGGGGCCGCCGCGGCCTCGGTGAGGGCGACGGTGGCCTCGGCGCGTTCGCCGTTGACCGCCACCGCCAGCACGACCGTGGCGCCGGGGCGCAGGGCGGTCAGCTCGCCGGTCGCCGGGTCGAAGCCGGCGACGTGCCAGGGGCCAGCAGCGTGGACGAGCCGCCGCCGTCGAGGTTCAGCGCGTTCCAGGCCCCGAGTTCGGCCATCATCCGGCCGGCCTCAATCTGGGTCACGCCCCGGCTGTCCGCCTGCCGACCGTCCACGGTGAGCATGATCATCCGCCGGCCGTCGGCGGAGAAGCCGACCGCGGTGCGCGGCGCGAGGCTCGCGTCGGCGATGCTCTGCACCACCCCGTCGCGGACCAGCACGCTGCCGCCGCCGACCGCCGCGCGCAGGCCGCCGCCGTCCGACGGCTTCGGCCGCCAGGTCACGTCGACCGGGTCTCCCGGCCGCAGCCCGGCGAGCGCGTCCGCCCCGGCGTCCCGGCCCAGCAGGATGGTCGTGCCGGCGGCGATCGGCCCGCTGCCGGCCGCCCGGGTCACGCGGTCCACCCGGCCGCCGACCACGGCGACCTCGGTGACGCGGGCCGCGCCGGCCACCGCCCGCTCCCGGGCGTACGTCCCCCAGAGCGCGGTGAAAACGCCGACGCCGCCCGCCTGGATCATGTTGTTGAACTGGGTGAGGGTGACGGGACCCGTGGGCAGGGTGGCGGTGCCGTCGAAGTGCACCTGGATCACCCGGCCCAGCCCCTCGGCGTCGATCGCGACGGCGTTGGTGTGCCCGGCCACCGGCGACTGGACCAGTTCACCGGCGCGGACGCCGATCCCCTGCGCCGCGCCGGAGTTGTTGATGTCGAAGAAGTCGCCGTTGACCGCGGCGACGGCCCGGGAGCGGTCCACCGCGCCGCGCAACGGCTCGGCCTTCGTCACCGCACCCGAGTTGACGTAGTCCACGGTCACCCCGCCGGCGAGGTCGGCGGTCAGCGCGTCGGCGCGCAGCCAGCCGTCGGCGTCGTACCGGTCGAGGGCCGGCCGTCGCCGGCACGGGGCCGGCCATGGTGAGCAGCGGCGTCAGCAGCAGGACGCCGGCGAGGTGGGCAGATCGTCTGCGGGTGCGCATGGACGACAGTCAACCGGACGGTGAATAGAAGTTTCAATAGGCGACGCATTAACCGAAGGAAAATTCCAAAGGACCGGGCGCGAGGTCGCCGCGTCGGGCGGCGTCCGCGCCGGGACAGCGCCGGGTGGGTCCGCCCGGATCACCGGGACGACGAAGGGCACGGCCGCGAACGGCCGTGCCCTTCCGGTCGATCCCGCCGGGTCACTCCCCCGGCGTGGACTTCGCGATCTGCATCAGGAACTCGATGTTGGTGCGGGACTGCTTGAGCCGGTCCAGCAGCAGGTCCAGCGCCGCCTGCGAGTCCAGCGAGTGCAGGACCTTCCGGAGCTTGTGCACGATCGCCAGCTCCTCCGGCGCGAGCAGGACCTCCTCCTTGCGCGTGCCGGAGGGGTTGATGTCGATCGCCGGGAAGACCCGCTTGTCGGCGATCTTCCGGTCCAGCTTCAGCTCGGCGTTGCCGGTGCCCTTGAACTCCTCGAAGATGACCGTGTCCGCCATGGATCCGGTCTCCACCAGCGCGGTGGCGAGGATGGTCAGCGAGCCGCCGTTCTCGATGTTGCGCGCCGCGCCCAGGAAGCGCTTCGGCGGGTAGAGCGCGGTGGAGTCGATACCACCCGACATGATCCGGCCGGAGGCCGGCGCCGCCAGGTTGTACGACCGACCGAGCCGGGTCACGGAGTCGAGCAGCACGACCACGTCGTGCCCCAGCTCGACCAGCCGCTTCGCCCGCTCGATCGCCAGCTCCGCCACCGTCGTGTGGTCCTGCGGCGGACGGTCGAACGTGGCCGCGATGACCTCGCCCTTCACCGACCGCTGCATGTCGGTGACCTCTTCCGGCCGCTCGTCCACCAGCACCACCATCAGGTGGCACTCCGGGTTGTTTCGGGTGATCGCGTTGGCCAGCGCCTGGAGCACCATCGTCTTGCCGGCCTTCGGCGGCGACACGATCAGCGCCCGCTGGCCCTTGCCGATCGGCATGACCAGGTCGATCACCCGGGTGGTCAGGATGTGCGGCTCGGTCTCCAGCCGCAGCCGCTCCTGCGGGTACAGCGGAGTGAGCTTGTAGAACTCCGGCCGGCGCCGCGCCTCCTCCGGCTCCATGCCGTTGATGGTGTCCAGCCGGACCAGCGGGTTGTACTTGTCCCGCCGCTGCTCGCCCTCGCGGGCCGCGCGCACCCCGCCGGTGATCGCGTCACCGCGGCGCAGGCCGTACTTCTTGATCTGGGACATCGACACGTAGACGTCGTTCGGGCCGGCCAGGTAGCCGGTGGTCCGGACGAACGCGTAGTTGTCGAGCACGTCGATGATGCCGGCCACGGGGACGAGGACGTCGTCCTCGCCGACCTGCGGCTCCCGGGTACCCTCGCCGCCCTCGGCGCGCTCGCCCCGACCGCGACGGCGGTCCCGGAACCGGCTGCGCCGGCCACGCCGGCCGGCGCCCTCGCCGTCCTCGTCGCCGTCGTTGTCGCGCTCGGCGCGCTGGCCACGGTCGTTGCGGTCACCGCGCTCGGCCCGGTCACCGCGCTCGGCCCGCTCAGTCCGGTCCCCGCGCTCGGTCCGGTCGCCGCGCTCGGCCCGCTCGGTCCGCTCACCGCGCTCGACCCGGTCGCCGCGTTCGGCC is part of the Micromonospora olivasterospora genome and encodes:
- the prfA gene encoding peptide chain release factor 1: MSSERLAALLDEYAELEKRLADPAIHADQGTARRVGRRYAELVPVQKAAAELEQARADLAAAKELAAEDPSFAAEAESIAASLPALEERLAELLIPRDPHDAKDVIVEIKAGEGGEESALFAGDLLRMYTRYAERRGWLTEVIDAQDSDLGGVKDVSLAIKTKGVPEGGNGVWSRLKWEGGVHRVQRVPVTESQGRIHTSAAGVLVLPEAEEVDVTIDPNELRIDVFRSSGPGGQSVNTTDSAVRITHLPTGIVVSCQNEKSQLQNREQAMRILRARLLAAAQEQADAAASDARKAQVRTVDRSERIRTYNFPQNRITDHRIGYTAYNLDLALAGELDGVLDALAEADRAARLVGDTELTRR
- the rpmE gene encoding 50S ribosomal protein L31; the protein is MKANIHPEYVTTEVTCSCGNSFTTRSTAKGGSIHVETCSACHPFYTGKQRVLDTAGRVAKFQQKYAKVQAKKAK
- a CDS encoding AAA family ATPase, whose translation is MSGSPEKPAATRRPPRLIATRGLPASGKTTFARTLQPSVVRVNRDDLRRMLHGERLFTQWAEAQVTRAQRAQVEALLRGRVSVCVDDTNLRARTLRDWARLAADCGAGFEVHDFTDVPLDECLRRDAARPEADRVGEEAIRRLHHRYLADRPLPLPVPEVAPGGPARVHDARGGPPEIVLVDIDGTVALNVSRSPYDMTRVGEDVPNDAVIAAVRAMHAAGYGVVFCSGRDASARADTVAWLARHVRVPYLALHLRAIGDSRKDAVVKREIYEREIRPRYRVAGVFDDRMQVVRMWRALGLTVFQVAEGDF
- a CDS encoding phosphodiester glycosidase family protein, with product MTVDYVNSGAVTKAEPLRGAVDRSRAVAAVNGDFFDINNSGAAQGIGVRAGELVQSPVAGHTNAVAIDAEGLGRVIQVHFDGTATLPTGPVTLTQFNNMIQAGGVGVFTALWGTYARERAVAGAARVTEVAVVGGRVDRVTRAAGSGPIAAGTTILLGRDAGADALAGLRPGDPVDVTWRPKPSDGGGLRAAVGGGSVLVRDGVVQSIADASLAPRTAVGFSADGRRMIMLTVDGRQADSRGVTQIEAGRMMAELGAWNALNLDGGGSSTLLAPGTSPASTRRPAS
- the rho gene encoding transcription termination factor Rho, encoding MSDTTDVTSDVSNVAGEATAAPARRRRSGTGLSAMLLPELQSLAASLGISGTARMRKGELISAISERQGGAAAGTPRPRADVAAAAAAAREEVRAEVAPSGAERPAEPAAAPTEGRTRTRRSRAAAAAETRAAAAETRPAETRVEETAPAIEPAERAERAERAERGEGRRERGEGRSGRDQAERAERGDRAERGDRAERGDRAERGDRAERTERGDRTERGERAERGDRVERGERTERAERGDRTERGERAERGDRVERGERTERAERGDRTERGDRTERAERGDRAERGDRNDRGQRAERDNDGDEDGEGAGRRGRRSRFRDRRRGRGERAEGGEGTREPQVGEDDVLVPVAGIIDVLDNYAFVRTTGYLAGPNDVYVSMSQIKKYGLRRGDAITGGVRAAREGEQRRDKYNPLVRLDTINGMEPEEARRRPEFYKLTPLYPQERLRLETEPHILTTRVIDLVMPIGKGQRALIVSPPKAGKTMVLQALANAITRNNPECHLMVVLVDERPEEVTDMQRSVKGEVIAATFDRPPQDHTTVAELAIERAKRLVELGHDVVVLLDSVTRLGRSYNLAAPASGRIMSGGIDSTALYPPKRFLGAARNIENGGSLTILATALVETGSMADTVIFEEFKGTGNAELKLDRKIADKRVFPAIDINPSGTRKEEVLLAPEELAIVHKLRKVLHSLDSQAALDLLLDRLKQSRTNIEFLMQIAKSTPGE